In Buchnera aphidicola (Chaitophorus populicola), a single window of DNA contains:
- the mnmA gene encoding tRNA 2-thiouridine(34) synthase MnmA, translated as MICRKKKVIVAMSGGVDSSVTAWLLKEKYHVEGLFMKNWEEEDNFGYCNSKKDLQDVENVCKSLNIFLHKVNFSLEYWTYVFKNFLLEHKKGRTPNPDILCNKKIKFKIFLKFAIENLNADYISTGHYAINFIKNKDHFLLKGKDKKKDQSYFLYTLKQKQLKKILFPLGSFKKTQVREIAKKINLKVYNKKDSTGICFIQPKFYKEFLNRYLSSKPGIIITTKKEIIGQHNGLFYYTLGQRKGLNIGGLKKYRSSPWYVIDKDIKNNILIVDQGINNKYLLSKGLILKKVHWINKKNIAFPMSCKIKTRYSETENNCIIEKKNKYIKVTFLNPISSVTPGQSAVFYLKNICLGGGIIQDKIPLVKKFF; from the coding sequence ATGATATGTAGAAAAAAAAAAGTTATTGTTGCTATGTCTGGAGGTGTTGATTCTTCAGTAACTGCATGGTTGTTAAAAGAAAAATATCATGTTGAAGGTTTATTTATGAAAAATTGGGAAGAAGAAGATAATTTTGGATATTGCAATTCTAAAAAAGATCTTCAAGATGTTGAAAATGTATGTAAATCTTTAAATATTTTTTTACATAAAGTTAATTTTTCTTTAGAATATTGGACATATGTTTTTAAAAATTTTTTATTAGAACATAAAAAAGGTAGAACTCCGAATCCAGACATATTATGTAATAAAAAAATTAAATTTAAAATTTTTTTAAAGTTTGCTATAGAAAATTTAAATGCTGATTATATATCTACCGGGCATTATGCTATAAATTTTATAAAAAATAAAGATCATTTTTTATTAAAAGGTAAAGATAAAAAAAAAGATCAAAGTTACTTTTTATATACGTTAAAACAAAAACAATTAAAAAAAATATTGTTTCCGTTAGGATCTTTTAAAAAAACACAGGTCAGAGAAATTGCAAAAAAAATTAATTTAAAAGTTTATAATAAAAAAGACTCTACAGGTATTTGTTTTATTCAACCTAAGTTTTATAAAGAGTTTTTAAATCGATATTTATCTTCTAAACCCGGTATTATTATTACTACTAAAAAAGAAATTATAGGTCAACATAACGGGTTATTTTATTATACGTTAGGTCAAAGAAAAGGATTAAATATAGGAGGATTAAAAAAATATCGTAGTAGTCCATGGTATGTTATAGATAAAGATATCAAAAATAATATTTTAATTGTAGATCAAGGAATTAATAATAAATATTTATTATCTAAAGGATTAATTCTTAAAAAAGTACATTGGATTAATAAAAAAAATATTGCTTTTCCTATGAGTTGTAAAATTAAAACTCGATATTCTGAAACTGAAAATAATTGTATAATAGAAAAAAAAAATAAGTATATTAAAGTAACTTTTTTAAATCCAATTTCTTCTGTGACCCCTGGTCAATCTGCAGTATTCTATTTAAAAAACATTTGTTTAGGCGGTGGCATTATTCAGGATAAAATTCCATTAGTTAAAAAATTTTTTTAA